A single genomic interval of Xyrauchen texanus isolate HMW12.3.18 chromosome 8, RBS_HiC_50CHRs, whole genome shotgun sequence harbors:
- the sstr3 gene encoding somatostatin receptor type 5 — protein sequence MELDATAALGIWGNSSIPGFLLSENILNDTCTFNTSNCTNGTDTGNQSGTSMAGILIPLIYIIVCIVGLGGNSLVIHIVLHYSKTESVTNIYILNLAIADELFMLGLPFLAVQNAMHSWPFGSFTCRLVMTVDGINQFTSIFCLTVMSIDRYLAVVQPIRSSKWRRPQVAKAVNGTIWAFSFLVVLPVVIFANVQREGGICNIIWPEPARIWGAAFIIYTSTVGFFFPLLVICMCYLLIVIKVRSSGKKVHATSTKRRKSERKVTRMVVIVVAVFVLCWMPFYALNIINLVESLRDEPQGLHLFVVVLSYANSCANPIVYGFLSDNFKRGFRKALCRSSRRVENHEPTEQQHQEERRRVLMPRESLRRAVRDDEDEEEEEYREEVTEMTEICRITQNGNGSGQPESTRSLFMERPSAPGVSEICSPDRRGSGGEAIGKGMGFGPAATLLNGAKNGNVKTLPEEPVEKNSSLEISYL from the coding sequence ATGGAGTTAGACGCCACTGCTGCACTGGGCATATGGGGCAACAGCTCCATTCCTGGTTTCCTCCTCAGCGAGAACATTCTCAATGACACCTGCACTTTCAACACTTCAAACTGCACCAATGGGACAGATACTGGGAACCAGTCAGGAACTAGCATGGCTGGAATCCTTATTCCTCTCATTTACATAATTGTTTGCATCGTTGGCTTGGGAGGAAACTCTTTGGTCATCCACATTGTCCTGCACTACTCCAAGACAGAGTCAGTGACCAACATCTACATCCTTAATCTAGCTATAGCTGATGAGCTTTTCATGTTGGGCCTTCCATTCCTAGCTGTGCAGAATGCCATGCACTCCTGGCCCTTCGGCTCCTTCACGTGCAGACTGGTAATGACTGTAGATGGCATTAACCAGTTCACCAGCATTTTCTGCCTAACTGTGATGAGCATTGATCGCTACCTGGCTGTAGTTCAACCTATTCGATCATCTAAGTGGAGGCGACCTCAagtggcaaaggctgtgaatgggACAATCTGGGCATTCTCCTTTTTGGTAGTCTTGCCTGTGGTGATTTTTGCTAACGTGCAACGAGAGGGAGGAATCTGCAACATCATTTGGCCAGAGCCAGCCAGAATCTGGGGAGCAGCATTTATCATCTACACCTCAACTGTTGGGTTTTTCTTTCCCCTGTTAGTCATCTGCATGTGCTACCTCCTCATTGTGATCAAGGTCCGCAGCTCGGGAAAGAAAGTTCATGCCACCTCTACCAAACGACGCAAGTCAGAACGAAAGGTCACACGAATGGTGGTGATAGTGGTGGCTGTGTTTGTTCTTTGCTGGATGCCGTTTTACGCTCTCAACATCATAAACCTGGTTGAATCACTGCGTGATGAGCCACAGGGTCTTCACCTTTTTGTAGTAGTTTTATCTTATGCTAACAGCTGTGCCAACCCTATCGTTTATGGCTTTCTCTCGGACAACTTCAAGCGAGGTTTCCGGAAGGCTCTGTGTCGCTCCTCGCGGAGGGTGGAGAACCATGAGCCCACAGAGCAGCAGCATCAGGAGGAAAGAAGGAGGGTGCTAATGCCCAGGGAAAGTCTTAGAAGAGCAGTGAgagatgatgaagatgaggaaGAAGAAGAGTACAGGGAGGAGGTGACAGAGATGACAGAAATCTGCAGGATTACTCAGAATGGAAATGGAAGTGGGCAACCTGAAAGCACACGTTCCCTTTTCATGGAGAGACCCTCAGCTCCAGGGGTTTCTGAGATCTGTTCCCCAGACAGGAGAGGCTCAGGTGGGGAAGCCATTGGAAAAGGGATGGGCTTTGGGCCTGCTGCAACCCTTTTGAATGGGGCCAAAAATGGGAATGTGAAAACACTGCCAGAGGAACCTGTGGAAAAGAACAGCTCATTGGAAATTAGCTACTTGTAA